CCTGTGGTTGCTCCGTATCGGTAATTTTGGCATAGACATTATCTGCTACCGGAAATATCCGGCATCCCTTTGCCGCAAGAATTTCCAACGTTGCCTGCACCCGTGGCGCCGCTGCTGCTTTTTCCGTATAAAAACACATCGCTGGCCGCCAGGTGGAACCGGCTGCTTCTTCTACCAGCCGAATACCTTCGACAACAAATAGATTGTATTCATCCCGGTATTTTTTTTGTTTTAGTGAAGCTACTTTTTTTATCACTTGGTTGTTAGAACTAGTAATCATATCTGTCATTCCAATTCCTCCAGCCGTTGGATTCCATCATTTTGCCCTACAACAATCAAGACGTCCCCCGCGGTAATTTTTTCAGTAGGACTTGGTGGCACTAATATTTGTTCTCCCCGCTTAATCGCAACAACATTAATGGCGTATTTGGGCCGCAGGCCGGCCTCAATAAGCGTTTGCCCGACAAAGGCGCGCGGAGCGGCAATTTCTACTAAACCGAGATTAGGAGACAATTCAATATAATCTAAAACATTAGTGGAGACAAGGTTATGAGCAACACGCTGCCCCATATCGTATTCAGGGTACACCACCCGATCAGCGCCGATTTTTTTTAGCATCTTGCCGTGCAGCGAATTGCGGGCTTTGGCAACAATGTAGCGTACCCCCATTTCTTTTAACAGCAAAGTAGTAAGTACATTGGCCTGAATATCTTCACCAATCGCTACAACTGCTACGTCAAAATTCCGTATCCCCAGAGCTTCCAAACTAGCCTCGTCTGTTGTATCCGCCTGGACAACATGGGTTACTTCATCGCTAAATTTTTGTACGCGTTCCTCATTAATATCGACGGCCAATACTTGATAGCCGGACCGATGAAGCGAGCGGGCCACGCTTGTGCCGAAACGGCCAAGC
This genomic stretch from Thermosinus carboxydivorans Nor1 harbors:
- a CDS encoding potassium channel family protein, coding for MKKEKQFVVIGLGRFGTSVARSLHRSGYQVLAVDINEERVQKFSDEVTHVVQADTTDEASLEALGIRNFDVAVVAIGEDIQANVLTTLLLKEMGVRYIVAKARNSLHGKMLKKIGADRVVYPEYDMGQRVAHNLVSTNVLDYIELSPNLGLVEIAAPRAFVGQTLIEAGLRPKYAINVVAIKRGEQILVPPSPTEKITAGDVLIVVGQNDGIQRLEELE